A single region of the Streptomyces sp. AM 4-1-1 genome encodes:
- the cysD gene encoding sulfate adenylyltransferase subunit CysD codes for MTTATTLSEGTDNPYALSHLDSLESEAVHIFREVAGEFERPVILFSGGKDSILMLHLALKAFAPAPVPFTLLHVDTGHNFPEVLAYRDRTVAEHGLRLHVASVQEYIDAGKLRERPDGTRNPLQTVPLTEAIQQHRFDAVFGGGRRDEEKARAKERVFSLRDEFSQWDPRRQRPELWQLYNGRHAPGEHVRVFPISNWTELDVWQYIEREGIELPEIYFAHEREVFNRSGMWLTAGDWGGPKDGEHVETRTVRYRTVGDMSCTGAVDSDATTLTAVITEIAASRLTERGATRADDKMSEAAMEDRKREGYF; via the coding sequence ATGACGACCGCCACCACGCTGTCGGAAGGCACCGACAATCCCTACGCACTGAGCCACCTCGACTCGCTGGAGTCGGAGGCGGTGCACATCTTCCGTGAGGTGGCGGGGGAGTTCGAGCGGCCGGTGATCCTGTTCTCCGGCGGCAAGGACTCGATCCTGATGCTGCACCTGGCGCTCAAGGCGTTCGCACCCGCGCCCGTGCCGTTCACGCTGCTGCACGTCGACACCGGGCACAACTTCCCCGAGGTCCTGGCCTACCGCGACCGGACCGTCGCCGAGCACGGACTGCGGCTGCACGTCGCCTCCGTACAGGAGTACATAGACGCCGGGAAGCTGCGCGAGCGGCCCGACGGCACCCGCAACCCGCTCCAGACCGTGCCGTTGACCGAGGCGATCCAGCAGCACCGCTTCGACGCCGTGTTCGGCGGCGGCCGGCGTGACGAGGAGAAGGCACGGGCGAAGGAGCGGGTGTTCTCGCTGCGCGACGAGTTCTCGCAGTGGGACCCGCGCCGCCAGCGTCCCGAGCTGTGGCAGCTGTACAACGGCCGCCACGCCCCCGGCGAGCACGTCCGGGTCTTCCCGATCTCCAACTGGACCGAGCTGGACGTCTGGCAGTACATCGAGCGCGAGGGCATCGAGCTCCCCGAGATCTACTTCGCCCACGAGCGCGAGGTCTTCAACCGGTCCGGCATGTGGCTGACCGCCGGCGACTGGGGCGGCCCCAAGGACGGCGAGCACGTCGAGACCCGCACGGTGCGCTACCGCACGGTCGGCGACATGTCCTGCACCGGCGCCGTCGACTCCGACGCGACCACGCTGACCGCCGTGATCACCGAGATCGCCGCCTCCCGGCTCACCGAGCGGGGCGCGACCCGCGCCGACGACAAGATGTCCGAGGCCGCGATGGAAGACCGCAAGCGCGAGGGGTACTTCTAA
- a CDS encoding phosphoadenylyl-sulfate reductase — MTDTLRTDDLKELAERAGRELEDASAPEILKWAVDTFGKRFCVTSSMEDAVVAHLASRVSPGVDVVFLDTGYHFPETIGTRDAVEAVMDVRVITLTPRRTVAEQDAEHGPRLHDRDPDLCCALRKVRPLEEGLTSYAAWATGLRRDESPTRANTPVVGWDEKRRKVKVSPIARWTQDDVDTYVTEHGVLTNPLLMDGYASVGCAPCTRRVLEGEDARAGRWAGRTKTECGLHG, encoded by the coding sequence ATGACGGACACTCTGCGGACGGACGATCTCAAGGAGCTCGCCGAGCGGGCCGGCCGGGAGCTGGAGGACGCGTCCGCGCCGGAGATCCTGAAATGGGCCGTCGACACCTTCGGCAAGCGCTTCTGCGTGACCTCCTCGATGGAGGACGCGGTGGTCGCCCACCTGGCCTCCCGGGTCTCCCCCGGGGTCGACGTGGTCTTCCTGGACACCGGCTACCACTTCCCCGAGACCATCGGGACCAGGGACGCGGTCGAGGCCGTGATGGACGTCCGTGTCATCACGCTGACACCGCGCCGGACCGTGGCCGAGCAGGACGCCGAGCACGGACCGAGGCTCCACGACCGCGACCCCGACCTGTGCTGCGCGCTGCGCAAGGTCCGCCCCCTTGAGGAGGGCCTGACCTCGTACGCGGCCTGGGCGACCGGACTGCGCCGCGACGAGTCCCCGACCCGGGCGAACACCCCGGTGGTCGGCTGGGACGAGAAGCGCCGGAAGGTCAAGGTCTCGCCGATCGCCCGCTGGACGCAGGACGACGTGGACACGTACGTCACGGAACACGGCGTCCTCACCAACCCGCTGCTGATGGACGGTTACGCCTCCGTGGGCTGCGCGCCCTGCACCCGCAGGGTGCTGGAGGGCGAGGACGCGAGGGCCGGCCGCTGGGCCGGACGGACGAAGACCGAGTGCGGACTGCACGGCTGA
- the cysC gene encoding adenylyl-sulfate kinase, which yields MSVTETGATVWLTGLPSAGKTTIAYELAGRLRADGHRVEVLDGDEVREFLSAGLGFSREDRHTNVQRIGFVAELLAANGVKVLVPVIAPYADSRDAVRKRHRTEGTPYLEVHVATPVEVCSERDVKGLYAKQAAGELSGLTGVDDPYEEPESPDLRIESHQQTVQESAAALHALLIERGAA from the coding sequence ATGAGCGTGACGGAGACGGGCGCCACCGTCTGGCTCACCGGACTGCCGAGCGCGGGCAAGACCACCATCGCGTACGAGCTGGCGGGACGGCTGCGGGCCGACGGCCACCGGGTGGAGGTCCTCGACGGCGACGAGGTCAGGGAATTCCTCTCCGCGGGCCTCGGCTTCTCCCGCGAGGACCGGCACACCAATGTGCAGCGGATCGGCTTCGTCGCCGAACTGCTCGCGGCCAACGGCGTGAAGGTGCTCGTGCCGGTCATCGCACCGTACGCGGACAGCCGGGACGCGGTGCGCAAGCGCCACCGGACGGAAGGCACCCCCTACCTCGAAGTGCACGTCGCGACACCGGTCGAGGTCTGCTCCGAACGGGACGTGAAGGGGCTGTACGCCAAGCAGGCCGCGGGTGAACTCAGCGGCCTCACCGGGGTGGACGACCCCTACGAGGAGCCCGAGTCCCCGGATCTGCGGATCGAGTCGCACCAGCAGACCGTGCAGGAGTCCGCCGCGGCGCTTCACGCGCTGCTCATCGAGAGGGGCGCGGCATGA